The following proteins are encoded in a genomic region of Hydra vulgaris chromosome 05, alternate assembly HydraT2T_AEP:
- the LOC136080348 gene encoding jerky protein homolog-like, giving the protein MHLFGEGAEVDKDDPVLLQQLEDLYSVIKMYKPENVYNMDETGLFFRLLPKYSLLIPTESLVTTRGSHKIPCSMIGKAARLACIVGRTWPIPYFCQKNAWMDVSICWKWFNEVFYPEVKHKTGLPVLLLLDNVPGHFEAFEPNLIKVVFFPPNCTSWKQPCDMGIIATFKKRYKYLYLSDILSYYSLNVNTKE; this is encoded by the exons ATGCATCTCTTTGGAGAAGGAGCTGAAGTTGACAAAGATGATCCTGTTCTTCTTCAGCAACTTGAGGACCTTTACTCAGTTATTAAAATGTACAAACCcgaaaatgtatataatatggACGAAACTGGACTTTTTTTTCGCTTGCTGCCTAAATATTCTCTGTTAATCCCCACTGAAAGCTTAGTAACTAcaagag GATCTCACAAAATACCCTGTTCTATGATTGGAAAAGCTGCACGACTTGCTTGTATAGTCGGTAGAACATGGCCTATACCGTATTTTTGTCAGAAAAATGCATGGATGGATGTCTCTATATGTTGGAAATGGTTCAATGAAGTCTTTTATCCTGAAGTTAAACACAAAACTGGCTTACCAGTTCTTTTATTATTAGACAATGTACCCGGACATTTTGAGGCGTTTGAGCCAAAtcttataaaagttgttttcttcCCTCCAAATTGCACAAGTTGGAAGCAACCATGTGATATGGGGATTATTGCGACTTTCAAGAAGcgatataaatatctatatctcTCAGACATATTGTCATATTACAGCCTCAATGTAAATACAAAGGAATGA